A section of the Bacteroidota bacterium genome encodes:
- a CDS encoding DUF6125 family protein, whose protein sequence is IDPRIKTECIACPPDKHPKEWFCAWKFILEK, encoded by the coding sequence TATTGACCCAAGGATAAAAACAGAATGTATTGCATGCCCTCCCGACAAACATCCAAAAGAATGGTTTTGTGCATGGAAATTTATTCTTGAAAAATAA